A DNA window from Arachis hypogaea cultivar Tifrunner chromosome 18, arahy.Tifrunner.gnm2.J5K5, whole genome shotgun sequence contains the following coding sequences:
- the LOC140181360 gene encoding uncharacterized protein, producing the protein MNQPMKQILQKTDVAGRMVQWAIELSEFNLKYEAQTAIKAKCLTDFVAEYAGDQKGTSTMWELYVDGSSNKVRSGASIILVSQEVTQIEVSLKFEFPASNNQAEYEALITGLKLAKEVEATKVVVFRDSQVVTSQINGEYQAKDPNMKRYLKKTMEHLGQFPESEVKHIAQELNNRADALSKLASTKPGKIIEA; encoded by the coding sequence AtgaaccagcccatgaagcaaatccttcagAAAACGGATGTTGCAggtagaatggttcaatgggctatAGAGCTATCCGAGTTCAATTTGAAATACgaagctcagacagccatcaaagCCAAATGCCTCACTGACTTCGTGGCCGAATACGCAGGAGATCAAAAGGGGACATCTACTATGTGGGAGTTGTATGTGGATGGCTCCTCCAACAAAGTCAGAAGCGGTGCAAGCATAATACTGGTTAGTCAAGAAGTAACTCAGATAGAGGTCTCCTTGAAATTTGAATTCCCGGCCtccaataatcaggcagaatatgaagccctaaTTACTGGGCTAAAGTTGGCCAAAGAAGTCGAAGCAACTAAAGTAGTAGTCTTCAGAGACTCTCAAGTTGTGACTTCTCAAAtcaatggagagtatcaggctaaagacccaaatatgaaaaggtacttgaAAAAAACCATGGAGCACCTCGGGCAATTCCCAGAAAGTGAGGTAAAGCATATAGCTCAGGAGCTGAACAACAGAGCTGATGCCCTCTCCAAGCtggcaagtaccaaaccagggaaaataatagaagcctga